From the genome of Malus sylvestris chromosome 6, drMalSylv7.2, whole genome shotgun sequence, one region includes:
- the LOC126627268 gene encoding uncharacterized protein LOC126627268 translates to MSTWLRHPIYTTRHTIYMHTYIIDVQVSNPNVGSFRLVSSSVFVPSRKWNLKNPTVTMSMIDNVLRMMDNFEDWFITKRQELQKSARVAMEALLSEPRSFRNVLNLAIKLNKAIVLVPLCVLAFYAVILIRVGIACLICVPILFIIFIVLVSVRYGRAHYLFFTRRNRAGMSYADFIDKFGAWLTNNPLPPFESFGESTPYWAHCMWGFKLEED, encoded by the exons ATGAGTACTTGGCTTCGACATCCTATATATACAACGAGACACACCATttacatgcatacatacatcATCGACGTTCAAGTTTCAAACCCTAACGTTGGCTCTTTCCGTCTTGTCTCGTCGTCTGTTTTTGTTCCTTCCAGAAAGTGGAATCTGAAGAATCCGACGGTAACGATGTCGATGATAGATAACGTGTTAAGGATGATGGATAACTTCGAGGACTGGTTTATAACCAAACGCCAAGAGCTTCAGAAATCTGCGAGAGTCGCTATGGAAGCTTTGCTCTCGGAACCCAGAAGTTTCCGGAACGTTTTGAATTTGGCAATCAAATTGAACAAGGCAATCGTATTGGTGCCCCTTTGTGTGCTGGCCTTCTATGCTGTGATCCTGATTAGGGTGGGAATCGCTTGTTTGATCTGCGTCCCAatactttttattattttcatcgTCCTTGTTAGTGTCC GTTACGGTCGGGCACACTATCTGTTCTTCACAAGACGAAACCGCGCGGGGATGTCGTATGCCGACTTCATTGACAAGTTCGGCGCGTGGTTGACAAACAATCCTCTTCCACCCTTCGAATCATTTGGTGAATCCACTCCATATTGGGCACATTGCATGTGGGGCTTCAAATTGGAAGAAGATTGA